A single genomic interval of Nycticebus coucang isolate mNycCou1 chromosome 21, mNycCou1.pri, whole genome shotgun sequence harbors:
- the PRND gene encoding prion-like protein doppel — protein MRKHLGGWWLVIFCMLLFSHLAMVKARGIKHRFKWNRKALPSTSQITEAHIAAPENRPGAFIKQGRKLDIDFGAEGNRYYEANYWQFPDGIQYDGCSDANVTKEMFIASCINATQAANQAEFSRDKQDKLHQRILWRLIRELCSIKHCDFWLERGAGLRATVDQPLMLCTLLLLWLLVK, from the coding sequence ATGAGGAAGCACCTGGGCGGATGGTGGCTGGTCATTTTTTGCATGCTGCTCTTCAGCCACCTCGCCATGGTCAAGGCACGGGGCATAAAGCACAGGTTCAAGTGGAACCGAAAGGCCTTGCCGAGCACCTCGCAGATCACCGAGGCCCACATCGCCGCCCCCGAGAACCGCCCAGGAGCCTTCATCAAGCAAGGCCGGAAGCTGGATATCGACTTCGGGGCCGAGGGCAACAGGTACTATGAGGCCAACTACTGGCAGTTCCCTGATGGGATCCAGTACGACGGCTGCTCCGACGCCAACGTCACCAAGGAGATGTTTATCGCCAGCTGCATCAATGCCACCCAGGCGGCCAACCAGGCGGAGTTTTCCCGGGACAAACAGGACAAGCTTCACCAGCGGATCCTCTGGCGGCTGATCCGGGAGCTCTGCTCCATCAAGCACTGCGATTTCTGGTTGGAACGCGGCGCAGGACTGCGGGCCACCGTGGACCAGCCCCTGATGCTCTGCACGCTGCTGCTGCTTTGGCTGCTGGTGAAATAA